Proteins encoded together in one Thalassotalea crassostreae window:
- a CDS encoding FadR/GntR family transcriptional regulator, whose amino-acid sequence MAGRRLFWSIVELIEASINSGDFPVGSRLPPERELAERFNVSRPTIREAVIALEVRGRVDVKTSSGIYVLPTKDSLNTDEKINAFEVTQARALIEGEIAALSATSITEEELEELHQTLIDMEDGKDMEAADQAFHRIIANSTHNEALKHIMTNLWDLRTSSTQVIQDYHSVCSSDNAKTLAEHRAIYNALKSRNASLSRTAMHEHYHRLINTLFDAEEARALEMIKKESSQKRDMYSIKMQA is encoded by the coding sequence ATGGCAGGTAGAAGATTATTTTGGAGCATTGTTGAATTAATTGAAGCTTCGATTAATTCTGGAGATTTTCCTGTCGGTAGCAGATTACCTCCAGAACGAGAATTAGCGGAACGATTCAATGTAAGTCGCCCTACTATCCGTGAAGCAGTAATCGCTTTAGAAGTTAGAGGTCGAGTGGATGTTAAAACAAGTTCTGGGATTTATGTTCTTCCTACCAAAGATTCTTTAAATACAGATGAAAAAATAAATGCATTTGAAGTGACTCAAGCACGCGCATTAATTGAAGGTGAAATTGCCGCTTTATCTGCAACATCAATTACCGAAGAAGAACTAGAAGAATTACATCAAACTCTCATTGATATGGAAGATGGCAAAGATATGGAAGCTGCCGATCAAGCGTTCCATAGAATAATTGCAAACTCTACTCACAATGAAGCACTCAAACATATAATGACTAACTTGTGGGACTTAAGAACTTCGTCAACTCAAGTAATTCAAGATTACCACAGCGTTTGTAGTTCAGATAATGCTAAAACATTAGCAGAACATAGAGCCATTTATAATGCACTAAAATCTCGCAATGCGAGTCTTTCAAGAACAGCAATGCATGAACATTATCATCGTCTAATTAACACGCTATTCGATGCGGAAGAAGCAAGAGCATTGGAAATGATCAAAAAAGAAAGCAGCCAAAAACGTGATATGTACTCTATAAAAATGCAGGCATAG
- a CDS encoding VCBS domain-containing protein: MKKLMNKTFVMTAMALAIVGCDDTDTLPDKNGNHFGQIALEGSPVVGETMSVTVTDGNGVDASAITYSWMADGLAIEGATSSSYVITSAEAGAAISVTAAYTDDDNFSEVLTSNETSSVLMNIKGVVTISGILASGKLLTANVTDENDIGADGIVFAWFADDVVIEGANEATLALTDELIGKVITVTATYTDGENFSEAIVSAATAAVDVAGENVPATFLNLAVTTSKDVSDQITGTIGVDDGDVGESSIMAQTNTSTMYGTFSIDTSGNWTYSLNTAAAAVLALVDASDTINDTISIQSADGTMANFVITIAGLDAVEARKVARITDSSDSNSSDNSGKGDAGELRYKLAEDLKKGKLTVSFMKEDNAYGIDPNPEKSGDKDAYITLFGTSGSVNNSIVDLRIQSGQFAIRNIDDEITIPFEPGVWTDVEMTWDATNATNDVAPLVTVTINGESVLSGEFSSPSRSLGNVIDGVDFVAFKFGDDGSSIADAAYYIDDIKIYSDLAGTELVFADDFEKKDVGYNLDPDINNDPLLEYHPNTFEAVVYEIEAVDPNVPVNKKATFDGLTATTANDNSSDLTGTITVTDADEGQSLATVQTDTVTSYGTFSIAANGDWVYKLDTANSAVAALVSVSDTLTDEITITSVDATEATFTVTITGKGAAVNTPATFSGLAITTTNDITAELTGKVTITDADAGESFATVQTDTVTTYGTFSITADGDWTYELDTADSTISSLSGSSDSVMDEVTIESTDGTTEKLVITITGTSNEAPNNVAKIVDSTDTTSGVKDGKGETGELYYDFPTDMNEGQVSVSILYSDTETESAYISLYTEGGSTCCLVGELKLDEGKFSLRDNDGGNDPIGAPNFTPGTWIDVKLTWNTTSTTEPGTYSVIIDDVVYGPFKSENLTPNIPVVSTTVRLASDGKLSTDAIYVDNYNVYSDEAGTMPVMEEDFEDFDVDTSLVGQDPFGSRTYDATVINIGGTEEPNLRIARIVDSTDTTSGVKDGKGETGELYYDFPTDMNEGQVSVSILYSDTETESAYISLYTEGGSTCCLVGELKLDEGKFSLRDNDGGNDPIGAPNFTPGTWIDVKLTWNTTSTTEPGTYSVIIDDVVYGPFKSENLTPNIPVVSTTVRLASDGKLSTDAIYVDNYNVYSDEAGTMPVMEEDFEDFDVDTSLVGQDPFGSRTYDATVVAKE, from the coding sequence ATGAAAAAGTTAATGAATAAAACATTCGTGATGACTGCTATGGCTTTGGCTATAGTTGGTTGTGATGATACAGATACATTACCAGATAAGAATGGTAACCATTTCGGTCAAATAGCATTGGAAGGTAGCCCAGTAGTAGGTGAAACGATGTCAGTAACTGTTACCGATGGTAATGGTGTTGATGCGTCAGCAATAACCTATAGCTGGATGGCTGATGGCCTAGCTATTGAAGGTGCAACTTCAAGCTCTTACGTTATTACTTCCGCTGAAGCTGGTGCGGCAATTTCTGTAACTGCAGCATACACAGATGACGACAACTTTTCAGAGGTTCTAACTTCTAACGAAACTAGTTCGGTATTAATGAACATCAAAGGTGTTGTCACTATTTCAGGTATTTTGGCATCTGGTAAGCTGTTGACAGCAAATGTAACTGACGAAAACGATATTGGTGCTGACGGGATCGTTTTTGCCTGGTTTGCAGACGATGTTGTTATTGAAGGTGCTAATGAAGCGACTTTAGCACTTACTGATGAATTAATTGGTAAAGTAATCACTGTTACCGCAACTTATACCGATGGCGAAAACTTTAGCGAAGCAATCGTTTCAGCTGCTACTGCCGCAGTTGATGTTGCTGGCGAAAATGTTCCAGCAACGTTTTTGAATTTAGCTGTAACAACATCTAAAGATGTTAGCGATCAGATTACCGGCACGATCGGAGTTGATGATGGCGATGTTGGTGAATCTTCAATTATGGCACAAACAAATACCTCGACTATGTACGGTACATTCTCTATCGATACATCAGGTAATTGGACATACTCTCTAAATACCGCTGCTGCTGCTGTATTAGCATTAGTTGATGCAAGCGATACAATAAACGATACGATTTCTATTCAGTCAGCAGATGGTACGATGGCTAATTTTGTTATTACCATTGCAGGTCTTGATGCTGTTGAAGCGCGTAAAGTAGCAAGAATTACCGATTCAAGTGATAGCAATAGTAGTGATAATAGCGGTAAAGGTGATGCCGGCGAACTTCGCTACAAATTAGCTGAAGACCTTAAAAAAGGTAAACTGACCGTTTCTTTCATGAAAGAAGACAATGCCTACGGTATTGATCCTAACCCGGAAAAAAGTGGTGATAAAGATGCTTATATCACTTTATTTGGCACATCGGGTAGTGTAAACAACTCCATTGTTGATTTGCGCATCCAATCAGGTCAATTTGCCATCCGTAACATAGATGATGAAATTACTATTCCGTTCGAACCTGGTGTTTGGACCGACGTTGAAATGACTTGGGATGCAACTAATGCCACAAACGATGTTGCACCGTTAGTTACTGTAACTATCAATGGTGAAAGTGTGTTGAGCGGGGAGTTTTCTTCGCCATCAAGATCACTTGGTAATGTAATTGACGGCGTTGATTTTGTCGCTTTTAAATTTGGTGATGACGGCAGTTCTATTGCCGATGCAGCGTATTATATCGATGACATTAAAATCTATTCTGATTTAGCAGGAACTGAACTTGTCTTCGCTGATGATTTTGAAAAGAAAGATGTTGGTTACAACTTAGATCCAGATATAAACAACGATCCTCTTCTTGAATATCACCCGAATACGTTTGAAGCGGTTGTTTATGAAATTGAAGCAGTAGACCCTAACGTACCAGTAAACAAAAAAGCGACGTTTGACGGTTTAACTGCAACAACTGCCAATGACAATTCTTCGGATTTAACAGGCACAATTACTGTAACTGATGCTGACGAAGGTCAAAGCCTTGCCACAGTGCAAACAGACACTGTAACTAGCTATGGTACATTCTCTATCGCTGCTAATGGCGATTGGGTTTACAAATTGGATACTGCTAATTCAGCTGTTGCAGCACTCGTTAGCGTATCAGATACATTGACTGATGAAATTACTATTACCTCTGTTGATGCTACTGAAGCAACGTTCACTGTTACTATTACCGGTAAAGGTGCAGCCGTTAATACACCTGCGACGTTTAGTGGTTTAGCAATAACGACAACAAATGACATCACAGCTGAATTAACCGGTAAAGTCACAATTACCGATGCAGATGCGGGCGAAAGCTTCGCGACAGTGCAAACTGACACTGTTACTACGTATGGTACTTTCTCTATTACTGCTGATGGCGACTGGACATATGAGTTAGACACTGCTGATAGCACTATTTCATCATTATCAGGTTCATCAGATTCAGTTATGGATGAAGTCACTATAGAGTCAACCGATGGCACGACAGAAAAACTTGTGATAACCATCACCGGTACTAGTAATGAAGCACCTAACAATGTCGCTAAAATAGTTGATTCGACAGATACAACAAGTGGTGTAAAAGACGGTAAAGGTGAAACTGGTGAACTCTATTACGACTTCCCGACTGACATGAATGAAGGTCAGGTATCTGTATCAATCCTTTATAGCGATACAGAAACAGAATCTGCTTACATTTCACTTTATACAGAAGGCGGGTCGACATGTTGTTTAGTCGGTGAATTAAAATTAGACGAAGGTAAATTTAGCTTACGCGATAATGATGGAGGAAATGACCCTATTGGTGCTCCTAACTTCACTCCTGGTACATGGATTGACGTGAAGCTTACTTGGAATACAACAAGTACAACCGAGCCAGGTACATACAGTGTCATTATCGATGATGTTGTTTATGGACCGTTCAAGTCGGAAAACTTAACACCAAACATTCCAGTTGTTTCTACGACAGTTAGACTTGCATCAGATGGCAAACTGTCTACCGATGCTATCTATGTCGATAACTATAACGTTTATTCAGATGAAGCAGGTACAATGCCAGTAATGGAAGAAGATTTTGAAGACTTCGATGTTGATACATCGCTTGTTGGTCAAGACCCATTTGGCAGCAGAACTTATGATGCTACCGTGATAAATATTGGCGGGACTGAAGAACCAAATTTAAGAATTGCTAGAATAGTTGATTCGACAGATACAACAAGTGGTGTAAAAGACGGTAAAGGTGAAACTGGTGAACTCTATTACGACTTCCCGACTGACATGAATGAAGGTCAGGTATCTGTATCAATCCTTTATAGCGATACAGAAACAGAATCTGCTTACATTTCACTTTATACAGAAGGCGGGTCGACATGTTGTTTAGTCGGTGAATTAAAATTAGACGAAGGTAAATTTAGCTTACGCGATAATGATGGAGGAAATGACCCTATTGGTGCTCCTAACTTCACTCCTGGTACATGGATTGACGTAAAGCTTACTTGGAATACAACAAGTACAACCGAGCCAGGTACATACAGTGTCATTATCGATGATGTTGTTTATGGACCGTTCAAGTCGGAAAACTTAACACCAAACATTCCAGTTGTTTCTACGACAGTTAGACTTGCATCAGATGGCAAACTGTCTACCGATGCTATCTATGTCGATAACTATAACGTTTATTCAGATGAAGCAGGTACAATGCCAGTAATGGAAGAAGATTTTGAAGACTTCGATGTTGATACATCGCTTGTTGGTCAAGACCCATTTGGCAGTAGAACTTATGATGCTACTGTTGTAGCTAAAGAGTAA